The DNA region AGCGGAAACTCCGCCTCCAACATGTCCCGCAACCCCCGCTCCTCAGCCTCCAACAATGCCATCGAGTGGTTCGCCACCAACCGAACCAGCCGCTCATCCGCAGCATGGATGTCGCGAAGGAACCGGGCACCATCCAGCGGATGGAAGCCGGTCGCGGCCAGTCGCGGAGCGTAACCGATATCGTGTAGGACCGCCGCAGAGCTCAGCAGCTGCGCATCGTCGCCCAGGATCCTGGCCACTTCGACCGCGCGCTGCGCGACCCCTTGGGAGTGCGCCCACCGACGAGGAAGCGGTCCACACAACTCTGCCTCGGCCACTGCGCACGCCCACTTCGCCATTGCTTCGCTCATGGGTAGGAACCTGCCCCGGTGAAGCCTTGTACAGCCTTGGTGGGGCAGTCCAGCCCCTGACCTCCGCCTTGTCCGACAGCTTGCAACTCGATGGTCATGACGGAGAGCAGCACGATTAGCGAGAGCGCTTGGTGACCGGGTGGCCGTCACTGGGACACTGCACCGGTACGTGGTGAGGGTGCTGGGACAACCGGGCCGACCAAGTCGAGCCATGCTGCGAGCGCCTCGGCCAAGTCATCGCCGAGTGCAGCCGCCGCATAGGGGAGTGACCCGGTCGTCTCCAGGAACCGCAACACGTCCGCGAAGGGGTCGTGGCAAAGCGCTAGTGCAATCTCCTCTGCGCGATGATGGTCGCCTACGCGGAAGTTCTGGTGCCAGGCGACCAGCAAGGTCTGGCATTTGATGTATGCCGACCTTCGGCCCATCACTAGTTCGGGCCTATCGTTAAGTCCGAAAACTTGGATTGACACCCTCCCCTTAAGTGAGGGATCGCCCGAGGGTGTGACTGGGCGATATTTACCTGTTACTGGTTCCAGGCGTATATGATCAGCTGGGTCGTCCATGCTTGGATTGATTAGTAGGCACTGTCCGAACGTGTCGCATGGGTACGCGTCGCGTTTCAGGTTGCTATTGCAGTGCGAGCATGCAAGTAAATGGTTGTGCCAGCAAAATGTACGCAAGGGGAAATGGGCCTTAGGGGCGAAATGATCGATGTCCGTACCCCGGCTATCCAGGCAGTACATGCAGCGCAGTACCCCCGGCGCCATCTGCTCCAGGAGGCTTCGGATCTCTTCCTTAGCGGCAGTGGCCAGCTTCCACTGCTCTGCGGCGGCTTCTCCGGTGGCTCTGCCTTCGATGACCTTCTGTGTTCGAAAAGCGGTGAGTCTCAGTAGGCGTTCCGTTGCTGCAGGGCGCTGAAGAGGAATCACCCGTCGTATCCCAATCGAGCGGCTACTTCGTCCACGCGGGCGGAACGAGAACTACTCAGGCGTGTCGTGCGTTCGCGATATTCGCGGGCCTCTGCTTCGGTGGCCTGGCCTGCGAAGACCTTACGCTCCAGTGGCACCAACTCTCGCCTTTCCTGTTCAGCGCGATCGGAGTATGGGGTTTCTAGGCCGAATAGTTTGGAGAGCGCCACGTCCTCGCCGCTCCCGTATACGATGCGTCGGTATAGGGAGTCGTCCACAACCTCGGGTCCACATTGCTCATCTGGTCCCGGTAGGCGGATTAGACCACCAGGATCTGCGGCTTGGCAGATATACGGACTGTGGCTAGTCACGATGAACTGGATTAGCGGAAAATGGGCGCGAAGCCAGCTACCGATCTGCCGTTGCCAAGTGACATGGAGATGGGCATCCACCTCGTCGATGATCACAATGCCGGGCATTCGGATAACCGGTTTCCCCGCATCATTCGTGCCCGCGTTCAGTGTTCCGTAAGAGTTCTGCAGTTGCCTCACCATATCCAAAACTAGCGAGGCGACCGTTCTGAACCCGTCGCTCATTTCCCTTAGCGGGTACGCGCGTTCGGGCTGACCGGGTGGGGCCACCCACAACCCCTCAGAACTTACTCGCATCGCTATATAGCCATCGGGCAACAAGCCGTCCGAGAGTAGCGCCTGCACAGTTTTCAATAGCGCAGATGCCTGCTCTTGCCCCTCCAAAGCTCTCAGGTGCAGCTCCTTGAGCCAGTTCACCCCTTCGGCGAGCGACGCGTCTTCGTGGAAGAGGGAGGCCATGCGCCCCGCCGGGCCAGGCGCAAGCATCATCCGTTGAGCTTCACCTGAGCCACCAGCCATGCGTCGAAAGGGGCCGTAAGCTGCGCAGAACCAGCCCTGCGGGTTGTCAGCCCAAGGACCGCGGGCGGCCCCTGCCCAGCCTGTTTTCTTGTCGTAGGGGGACAGGTGAGGCTATCGCGACATGCCGAAGGCGTTATGCCCAGCTGATGCAGCCTCTGGAGCTGTCCAGTCCAGTCCCAGCAAGAGGGGGCCACCAGGTGCTCTTCCGCTTGCGGTGAGCCTGTCGACTGAGTGCGTTGTGGCAAACCGGATCTCGTTCGAAGCCTGCGGTGCGGGTGATCATTCGGACAGAGATGCCGGTGCGGTCGTGGGCATGAAGAAACGGGCCCCTTGGTAGTGACGTGGTTGTTGAGGCCGGTCACGAGCAAGGAGACCCGTTGTCGGACGAGTTGACCATCTCTGCGGTGCCTGCGTCCACCGCGGTCACCCTTGGGTGTGACTGCTACGTGCACAGGTTCGGTTCGATCGCTCCGGGACGGCGGGCCGGCTGCTATCCCAGTGACATGACGGACGCGGAGTGGGCCGAGGTCCGCTCCGTCATGCCGGTGCCGGCCTGGCTCCTCAAGCAGGGCGGCCGCCCCGAGGCGTACTGCCACCGCGAGATGCTCGACGCTGTGCGCTACCTGGTCGACAACGGCGTGAAGTGGATGGCCCTGCCGGTCGACTTCCCGCACTGGCGGGCCGTCTACGACTTCTTCCGCCGCTGGCGGTCCTACGACTACGTGCGTGAGCTGTACGAACGCCTGCGACGCTCGGCGAGGGAACGCACCGGCCGCAACGCCGAGCCCAGTGGCGGGATCATCGACAGTCAGTCGGTGGACGCCTCCGAAACCGTCGGCGAGGACAGTCGCGGATACGACGGCGGCAAGTCACGTGACGGGCGCAAACGTCACATCCTGACCGACGCCGAGGGCCTGCTCCTGGAGGTGACCGTGACCACGGCCGATGTGCACGACTCCAAAGCCGCCCCGGCGCTGTTGGAAGCATTCATGGCCGAGCCGGGCCGGCTGCTGAAACTGGTGTGGGTCGACAGCGCTTACCAGGGTCCGGCGCTGGCGAAGGCGTTCGCCCGCCACGGGGTGCGGATCGAGGTCGTGCGCCGCTCCGACGGGCAACGCGGATTTGTCGTACTGGCCCGCAGGTGGGTGGTGGAGCGCACGCTGAGCTGGCTCTCCCGCTCACGCCGCCTCAACCGCGACCACGAACGCCGCCCCGACCACCACGCCCAGATGGTGTGGTGGGCAGCCATCATCAGGCTGTCCCGGCGCCTGGCCGGAGACGCTCCGCGCTGGCCGGAGAAGCGTCCCGGGCGACTGCTCCCGGCGTCGGCGTGAACCGCCCGTCTTCCGCCCGCAGCAGCCAGCCCCGCTTCTCCAGCGCATAGGCACGGTGACGGATCTTCTCCACCTCGTTCTTGACCCCCGCCTTCCGGCCCACCGCCCGCGTCAACTCCACCCCGTTCACCGGCCCCGAAGCGGCCACCACCGCGGCGAACACCTCCCGATACACGCCGCTGAGCACCTCCTCACCCATACCCGACCGCCACACCGGCGGCCGCCCGCCATGCCCCGCGCCGGAGCCGCTCGATCCCACGGCGGCAGCCATCTCACCACCAGACGGCACGGGAACCGGCGTATCCACCGGGCTCTCCTCGGCCAGCACCGACACGAGCTCCTCACGCCCCACCCGGGCCCGCTCAACTCGCTCCCGTGCGGCATCCACCTCCGCCTGAGCCTGCTCCAGGACCTCCGTCCAGGACTCCAGATCCTGCCTCGCCCGCGCCTCACGCTGTTCCATCAACCCCAGCACCGACGGCATCGCACCCTCCTCTATCCACAACAAGCCGTCCGCTGCCTGCCCCTACCCCTCCGCGGCCATGCCCCGCACACGAAGAAGTCCCTGCTCATCGAACAGGGACTCCCTTTGCCACAACGCACTGAGTAGTCAGGCTTTACGTACACCTGGGCCCACGCAGCATTCTCTCCAGTTGCAATCCATCCGCTGAAATCCTGCATCAGAGTGCGAGCCACCTGTGGGCAGGGCTTGCGCAAGTTCCCGGGATCACCCAACTGGCGTGCGGATGCCGCAGGTCGGGGTGGATGACGGAGCGGACACGGGATCCGTGATCATTCAGGTGTCTAAGCCAAGTGATCAAGAGGGTTCCCGTGTCCGCTGTCTCATCTTCCCCGATCCCTGCCGTGTTGGCCAAGTTGGGTCCGCTCCATCCGGATGACATGTCTGACCTGCGTTTCTTCCTGGAATCGGTGCCCGATCCCCGCTCCCGGCGGGGCCGCTGGTACTCGCTGACCTCGATCCTGCTGGTCTGCGCGGCTGCCGCGGTCTCGGGAGCCCGGACCATCGACGAACTCGCCGAGTGGGGCGCCCGCGCCGACGCAGAACTGCTCGCCACACTCGGCGTGCGCCGGCATCTGCTGCACTGGCGGCATGCACCGTCCAGGTCGGCGATCGGGAGACTCCTCGAGCGTCTCGACCCCGACGCACTCGATGCGGCCGTGGGAGCCTGGCTGGCTCACCGCCATACCGCCGCAGTCCCGGGCAGGCGACGGGTGATCGCCGTGGACGGCAAGGCACTGCGCGGCTCCGCCCGCCTGGACCAGCCCCGCCGGCACCTGCTGTCCGCCGTCACCCACGGCCGCCCGGTCACCCTCGCCCAGACCGAGGTTGGGTCCAAGACCAACGAGACGCGGCACTTCCAGCCCCTGCTCACGCCGCTTGACCTGGACGGAGACGTGGTCACCTTCGACGCGCTGCACACCGTGAAGGCCAATGCCGCCTGGCTGGTGGAGGTCAAGAAGGCGCACTACGTGGCCGTGATCAAGCCCAATCAGCCCACCGCCTGGGCCCAACTGGACGGCCTGGACTGGCATGCGGTGGCCATCCAGCACACCGCCTCGAACAAGGGACACGGCCGCCGCGAGTCCCGCTCGGTCAAAACTCTCGCCATCGCCGACAACCTTGGAGGCATCGCCTTCCCTCACGCGAAGCTCGCCCTCCGCGTTCACCGCCGCCGCAAAGAGACCGGCAGGAAGGAGACCCGCGAGACCGTCTATGCGGTCACCAGCCTCGACGTCCACCAGGCGAAACCGGCCGAACTCGCCTCTCACCTGCGCGGACACTGGACCGTGGAAGCCCAGCACCACATCCGCGACCGTACCTTCGCCGAAGACGCCTCCACTGTCCACGCAGGCAACGCACCCCGCGTCATGGCCGCCCTGCGCAACCTCGCGATCGGAGCCCTCAAAGCCCTCGGAGCGACCAACATCGCGAAG from Streptomyces sp. NBC_01754 includes:
- a CDS encoding IS5 family transposase, yielding MTDAEWAEVRSVMPVPAWLLKQGGRPEAYCHREMLDAVRYLVDNGVKWMALPVDFPHWRAVYDFFRRWRSYDYVRELYERLRRSARERTGRNAEPSGGIIDSQSVDASETVGEDSRGYDGGKSRDGRKRHILTDAEGLLLEVTVTTADVHDSKAAPALLEAFMAEPGRLLKLVWVDSAYQGPALAKAFARHGVRIEVVRRSDGQRGFVVLARRWVVERTLSWLSRSRRLNRDHERRPDHHAQMVWWAAIIRLSRRLAGDAPRWPEKRPGRLLPASA
- a CDS encoding AAA family ATPase, translating into MMLAPGPAGRMASLFHEDASLAEGVNWLKELHLRALEGQEQASALLKTVQALLSDGLLPDGYIAMRVSSEGLWVAPPGQPERAYPLREMSDGFRTVASLVLDMVRQLQNSYGTLNAGTNDAGKPVIRMPGIVIIDEVDAHLHVTWQRQIGSWLRAHFPLIQFIVTSHSPYICQAADPGGLIRLPGPDEQCGPEVVDDSLYRRIVYGSGEDVALSKLFGLETPYSDRAEQERRELVPLERKVFAGQATEAEAREYRERTTRLSSSRSARVDEVAARLGYDG
- a CDS encoding ISAs1 family transposase; its protein translation is MSDLRFFLESVPDPRSRRGRWYSLTSILLVCAAAAVSGARTIDELAEWGARADAELLATLGVRRHLLHWRHAPSRSAIGRLLERLDPDALDAAVGAWLAHRHTAAVPGRRRVIAVDGKALRGSARLDQPRRHLLSAVTHGRPVTLAQTEVGSKTNETRHFQPLLTPLDLDGDVVTFDALHTVKANAAWLVEVKKAHYVAVIKPNQPTAWAQLDGLDWHAVAIQHTASNKGHGRRESRSVKTLAIADNLGGIAFPHAKLALRVHRRRKETGRKETRETVYAVTSLDVHQAKPAELASHLRGHWTVEAQHHIRDRTFAEDASTVHAGNAPRVMAALRNLAIGALKALGATNIAKTTRAIRDQPERALPILGITYKPDLNGT
- a CDS encoding HD domain-containing protein — translated: MSEAMAKWACAVAEAELCGPLPRRWAHSQGVAQRAVEVARILGDDAQLLSSAAVLHDIGYAPRLAATGFHPLDGARFLRDIHAADERLVRLVANHSMALLEAEERGLRDMLEAEFPLLDDQLLVDGLIYCDMTTTPDGEVTSAKARLAEIVVRYGTGSLVGRFIRQAKPDILEAVGRVEAALAAQPR